In Pseudomonas sp. GCEP-101, one DNA window encodes the following:
- a CDS encoding amidohydrolase, translating to MYADLILTNGRFHTVDREKPEATAVAIADGKFIAVGTEAEAMAFRAGATRVIDLKGRTAIPGLNDSHLHLIRGGLNYNLELRWEGVPSLADALRLLKEQALRTPSPQWVRVVGGWNEFQFAEKRMPTIEELNQAAPDTPVFVLHLYDRALLNRAALRVVGYTKDTPNPPGGEIVRDSKGEPTGMLVARPNAMILYATLAKGPKLPFDYQVNSTRQFMRELNRLGVTSAIDAGGGFQNYPDDYQVIEQLEKDNQLTVRIAYNLFTQKPKEELADFKNWTSSVQYGQGSDFLRHNGAGEMLVFSAADFEDFLEPRPDLPGTMEAELEPVVRHLVEQRWPFRLHATYDESISRMLDVFEKVNRDIPFNGLHWFFDHCETISPKNIERVRALGGGIAIQDRMAFQGEYFVDRYGKQAAEATPPIKRMLAEGVPVGAGTDATRVSSYNPWTSLYWMVSGKTVGGLELYPEGLSRATALELYTHGSAWFSNEQGRKGMIKVGQMADLAVLSADYFNVPEEEIKAIESVLTVVDGRVVFGSGDFERQAPTAIPVLPDWSPVAKVPGHWRPQAPLQNAVHQCVGSCGVHGHSHERARQSSVPVSDFQGFWGAFGCSCFAF from the coding sequence ATGTACGCCGACCTGATCCTGACCAACGGCCGCTTCCACACCGTCGACCGCGAGAAACCCGAAGCCACCGCCGTGGCCATCGCCGACGGCAAGTTCATCGCCGTCGGCACCGAAGCCGAGGCCATGGCCTTCCGCGCCGGCGCCACCCGCGTCATCGACCTCAAGGGGCGCACGGCGATTCCCGGCCTCAACGACTCGCACCTGCACCTGATCCGCGGCGGCCTGAACTACAACCTGGAACTGCGCTGGGAAGGCGTGCCGTCCCTGGCCGACGCCCTGCGCCTGCTGAAAGAGCAGGCCCTGCGCACGCCGTCGCCGCAATGGGTGCGCGTGGTGGGTGGCTGGAACGAATTCCAGTTCGCCGAGAAGCGCATGCCGACCATCGAGGAATTGAACCAGGCCGCGCCGGACACGCCGGTCTTCGTCCTGCATCTATACGACCGCGCGCTGCTCAACCGTGCCGCGCTGCGCGTCGTCGGCTACACGAAAGACACCCCGAATCCGCCCGGCGGCGAGATCGTCCGCGACAGCAAGGGGGAGCCCACCGGCATGCTGGTGGCCCGGCCCAACGCGATGATCCTCTACGCGACCCTGGCCAAAGGGCCGAAGCTGCCGTTCGACTACCAGGTCAATTCCACCCGCCAGTTCATGCGCGAGCTGAACCGTCTGGGCGTCACCAGCGCCATCGATGCCGGCGGCGGCTTCCAGAACTACCCGGACGACTACCAGGTGATCGAGCAGCTGGAGAAAGACAACCAGCTCACCGTGCGCATCGCCTACAACCTGTTCACCCAGAAGCCCAAGGAAGAACTGGCCGACTTCAAGAACTGGACCAGCAGCGTCCAGTACGGCCAGGGCAGCGACTTCCTGCGGCACAACGGCGCCGGCGAGATGCTCGTGTTCTCGGCGGCCGACTTCGAGGACTTCCTCGAGCCGCGCCCGGACCTGCCCGGCACCATGGAGGCCGAGCTGGAACCGGTGGTGCGCCATCTGGTCGAGCAACGCTGGCCGTTCCGCCTGCACGCCACCTACGACGAATCCATCTCGCGAATGCTCGACGTGTTCGAGAAGGTCAACCGCGACATCCCGTTCAACGGTCTGCACTGGTTCTTCGACCATTGCGAAACCATCTCGCCGAAGAACATCGAGCGGGTGAGGGCGCTGGGCGGCGGTATCGCCATCCAGGACCGCATGGCCTTCCAGGGCGAGTACTTCGTCGACCGCTACGGCAAGCAGGCCGCGGAGGCCACGCCGCCGATCAAGCGCATGCTGGCCGAAGGCGTGCCCGTGGGCGCCGGCACGGACGCCACCCGCGTCTCGAGCTACAACCCCTGGACCTCGCTGTACTGGATGGTCAGCGGCAAGACCGTGGGCGGCCTGGAGCTGTACCCGGAAGGGCTGTCCCGCGCCACCGCGCTGGAGCTGTACACCCATGGCAGCGCGTGGTTCTCCAACGAGCAGGGCAGGAAGGGCATGATCAAGGTCGGGCAGATGGCGGACCTGGCGGTGCTCTCGGCCGACTACTTCAACGTGCCGGAGGAAGAGATCAAGGCCATCGAGTCGGTGCTGACCGTAGTGGACGGCCGCGTGGTGTTCGGCAGCGGCGATTTCGAGCGCCAGGCGCCCACCGCGATTCCGGTGCTGCCGGACTGGTCGCCGGTAGCCAAGGTGCCCGGCCACTGGCGCCCGCAGGCGCCGCTGCAGAATGCCGTGCACCAGTGCGTCGGCTCCTGCGGCGTGCACGGCCACAGCCACGAACGCGCCCGCCAGTCCAGCGTGCCGGTGAGTGATTTCCAGGGCTTCTGGGGCGCCTTCGGCTGTTCCTGCTTTGCGTTCTGA
- a CDS encoding anti-sigma factor family protein: MNERIPEGTPQEQDLHAYIDDQLDPARRQWVEAWLAAHPDDARRVEGWRQDAQQLRAAFAGQARGALPEQLDPARIRRQIQQRRRSRLATAAALLLALGVGGMGGWQMRGDAMMHGVLPMQDAVQAYRLFADAGQTGLDLRDGGDLRGWLARYLKDATPPPALEQVGLKTVGARLLATEQGAAALVIYEDGQGRRLTFFIRPPGPRHEMLPQGQRTDGDLLARYWSQGGYNYALVSRSDDPQAQAVGQLVGF, encoded by the coding sequence ATCGACGACCAACTGGACCCGGCGCGCCGCCAGTGGGTGGAAGCCTGGCTCGCCGCCCACCCGGACGATGCCCGCCGCGTGGAAGGCTGGCGACAGGATGCCCAGCAACTGCGCGCGGCCTTTGCCGGGCAAGCGCGGGGGGCGCTGCCGGAGCAGCTCGATCCGGCGCGGATTCGCCGGCAGATCCAGCAACGGCGACGTTCGCGGCTGGCCACGGCGGCAGCCTTGCTGCTGGCCTTGGGCGTCGGCGGCATGGGCGGCTGGCAGATGCGCGGCGACGCGATGATGCACGGCGTGCTGCCGATGCAGGATGCGGTGCAGGCCTATCGACTGTTTGCCGATGCCGGCCAGACGGGATTGGACCTGCGCGACGGCGGCGATTTGCGCGGCTGGCTGGCGCGTTACCTGAAGGACGCCACCCCGCCGCCCGCGCTGGAGCAGGTCGGCTTGAAGACGGTGGGCGCCCGCCTGCTCGCCACCGAACAGGGCGCGGCGGCACTGGTGATCTATGAGGATGGCCAGGGTCGGCGGTTGACCTTCTTCATCCGCCCGCCGGGCCCGCGCCACGAGATGTTGCCGCAGGGGCAGCGTACGGACGGCGACCTGCTGGCACGCTACTGGAGCCAGGGCGGCTACAACTACGCGCTGGTCAGCCGCAGCGACGACCCGCAGGCGCAGGCCGTGGGGCAGTTGGTGGGGTTCTGA